In Paenibacillus sp. 1781tsa1, one DNA window encodes the following:
- a CDS encoding nucleoside phosphorylase, with the protein MLMPILQIHSEDMPAYAIVCGDPARAEKISRKLEQARELAFSREYRTFVGLYEGVQIAVVSHGVGSPGAAVCFEELIRAGVTTLIRVGTAGSYTADYPAGSVIVSTAAVRTDGLTRQLVPDGFPAVADLGVTQALIEAAREQESADAATFAGKVGVGITVTLDAFFAGVEEIPHRKYKQAGALAAEMEIAALYIVSTLRGARAGAIVAIDGFADSDLAAEYDPHTDAVGQAVEREINAALRALVTLARQDMQ; encoded by the coding sequence ATGTTGATGCCTATTTTGCAGATTCATTCGGAAGACATGCCGGCATACGCCATCGTCTGTGGTGATCCGGCACGTGCGGAGAAGATTTCCCGGAAGCTGGAGCAGGCGAGAGAACTGGCGTTCAGTCGGGAGTATCGCACGTTTGTTGGTTTGTACGAAGGGGTACAGATCGCTGTGGTCAGCCATGGTGTGGGTTCACCTGGAGCAGCTGTCTGCTTCGAGGAATTGATTCGCGCGGGTGTAACAACTCTGATTCGTGTAGGTACAGCGGGATCGTATACAGCCGATTATCCAGCAGGCAGCGTGATTGTGAGTACAGCCGCTGTTCGTACGGATGGGTTAACTCGCCAACTGGTGCCGGATGGTTTCCCTGCGGTAGCGGACCTTGGGGTGACACAAGCGTTGATCGAAGCTGCTCGTGAGCAAGAAAGCGCGGATGCTGCAACATTTGCAGGCAAAGTGGGCGTTGGTATCACCGTAACGCTGGATGCGTTCTTTGCAGGCGTGGAAGAGATTCCACACCGCAAGTATAAGCAGGCTGGAGCACTTGCGGCTGAGATGGAAATTGCGGCACTCTACATCGTCAGCACCTTGCGTGGGGCTCGCGCCGGAGCCATTGTCGCGATCGATGGATTCGCGGACAGTGATCTGGCAGCCGAGTATGATCCGCATACGGACGCGGTTGGACAAGCGGTAGAGCGTGAGATTAATGCAGCGCTACGTGCGCTAGTCACGCTTGCGCGCCAGGATATGCAGTAA
- a CDS encoding GNAT family N-acetyltransferase produces MSAGTINIRKAEMRDYSGVSLLMDELHQMHVEARPDLYRVLETRMEEKEFTELLETDKRYLYVAESLEPGLILGYGSAQLSVIQDNPLMVDRKMLYIHELVVDTKHRGQGTGKQLIQAFIELGRELQADSVELSVSTFNSGAQAFYEQMGLVVRSSRMEYTL; encoded by the coding sequence ATGAGTGCGGGTACGATTAACATCAGAAAGGCAGAAATGAGGGACTACTCTGGTGTGTCATTATTGATGGATGAGCTGCACCAGATGCATGTTGAGGCGCGGCCGGATCTATACAGAGTGTTAGAGACCAGAATGGAGGAGAAGGAGTTCACCGAACTACTGGAAACGGACAAGCGTTACCTGTATGTTGCCGAGTCTTTAGAACCGGGCTTGATTCTGGGTTACGGGAGTGCGCAGTTAAGTGTCATTCAGGATAACCCATTGATGGTAGATCGCAAGATGCTGTACATCCATGAACTTGTGGTGGATACCAAGCATCGGGGCCAAGGAACGGGCAAACAGTTAATACAGGCATTCATCGAGCTAGGAAGAGAGCTTCAGGCAGACAGCGTGGAATTATCCGTGTCGACTTTTAACTCGGGTGCACAGGCTTTCTATGAACAGATGGGTCTGGTCGTTCGCAGCAGCAGGATGGAATATACCTTGTAA
- a CDS encoding metal-sensitive transcriptional regulator: protein MSDSTDASATVQEAVSCHAEGSDGKHVRKSHHSQEMKSNLVSRLNRVEGQIRGIKGLIEKDTYCDDVLTQIAAAQSALNSVGKLLLEGHMKSCIVERIQAGEHEVVDELLVTMRKLMK, encoded by the coding sequence ATGTCCGATTCAACGGATGCTTCGGCTACAGTTCAAGAAGCAGTATCCTGTCATGCCGAAGGCAGTGATGGGAAGCATGTGCGCAAGAGTCACCATTCGCAGGAGATGAAGAGTAACCTGGTTTCTCGTTTGAACCGTGTGGAAGGTCAGATTCGCGGGATCAAGGGATTGATCGAGAAGGATACGTACTGTGATGATGTGCTGACTCAGATCGCGGCGGCTCAGTCTGCTCTTAATTCAGTAGGCAAACTTTTGCTTGAAGGCCATATGAAGAGCTGTATCGTTGAGCGTATTCAGGCTGGTGAACATGAGGTTGTCGATGAACTGCTGGTTACGATGCGGAAGTTAATGAAGTAA
- a CDS encoding copper ion binding protein, producing MSNVTLNVTGMSCNHCVKSVEEAVKNAGASGHVDLAAGTVAVEYDEQTVNVDQIKAAIEDQGYDVV from the coding sequence ATGTCTAATGTTACGTTGAACGTTACGGGAATGTCTTGCAATCACTGTGTGAAGTCGGTTGAAGAGGCTGTGAAGAATGCTGGGGCGAGTGGTCACGTGGATCTGGCAGCGGGAACGGTAGCTGTGGAATATGATGAGCAGACAGTGAACGTGGATCAGATCAAAGCTGCGATTGAAGATCAGGGATACGATGTAGTCTAA